TAAAAACAAGATGCTCTTCTTCGGCAAATTCTTCTGCCATTTTTTGGTCGAAGCGTTTGCCTGCCGGGTCCATTAAAATAACTCTTGGCTTTGTTTCTGGTTGTTTCTCTTTGACAGCTTGAACGGCATCAAATATCGGTTGCGCTTTGAGTAACATACCTGCTCCGCCACCATAAGGGTAATCATCGACAATATGATGCTTTCCTTCTGCATATTCCCTGAAATCAGTCACTTCAACCGCGACACGCTCGTTTTCGATGGCTTTTTTTATAATGGAATTCCCGGTTACTCCCGAAAACATATCTGGGAAAATGGATAGAATGTCAATTTTCATTAATCTAGCAGTCCTTCCATGACTTCGATTGTAATTTTTTTGTCATTAATATTGATTTCTTTTACAACGTCGGCAATATAAGGAATTAGTTTTTCTTTTTTGTCGCTGCCTTTTACAACCCATACATCATTGGCGCCTGGTGTTAGAATTTCTGTGATTTCGCCAAGCTCTTCGCCATCAGTCGTTACAACGGTACAACCGATGATTTCATGAAAATAAAATTCGTTCTCCTCTAAATCAGTTAGTTGCGCTTCTTTGATTTTAAGTACGCCTTCTTTCATACGTTCCACTTGATGAATTCCAGTGAATCCTTCAAACATCAGCAAATCAAAGTTCTTATGTTTGCGGTGTGAACGAATAATTAGTTTTTCAGGCTTTTTGCTGTTTTTTTCAAATAAGTACACGGTATTCCCAACTTGGAACCGTTCTTCTGGAAAATCGGTCGTTGCGATAACACGAATTTCACCGATTAAGCCATGCGTATTAACAATTTTCCCTACATTATACATTTTCTCCATAAGTCACCTCTAGCGTATTTCTACTATGATTCCATCTTTTACAACAATGGTTTTATCAAAAATGGATTTATCCCACTTGTCTCCTACTTGTACATCAATAATCGTTTCCATTTCTCGTTCGCGAATTTCACTGCCAAGTTCGAGGACTTCTAATTGTTCCATTTGAAACTGAATAAGTTTTTTCTTTTCTCGGCGCAGGTCGAGTTCGTGGGTAAAGTAATCGGCCACTCGTTCTGGTTGAAATTTACTTTTTCGTTCCATTTTCTTTTGTTCAAAATGCAACTGGTCGCATTCTTGTTCGATTTGTCGTTTTTGCTCGGTATAATACTCGATTAATTCTTGTTTACTTGCTTCGGTTAGAATTTGTTTGACGACAACTTTTTGGATGATTTCCACTGGACACCTCCACTAGCGATTATGTCCTTATTTTACCATAGTTTTTTTGGATTCATCTACTAATGCCTGGAATAATTGTTCACTTTCCGGATCTGTTTGGAACATTAATTCTGGGTGCCACTGAACACCTAAATACCAACTTGGCAAATTGTCACCTTCTACTGCTTCAATCATTCCATCCGCAGTGCGCGCTGTTACTTTAAAACTCGGCGCTAATTTTTTGATAAATTGGTGATGCAGCGAATTGACTAATTTTTTATTCGGATGATGCTTTGCGAGTTCACTTGTCGGTTCAATATCAATTGTATGAGAGCCAAGTTGTTCATCGACGCGCTGCAAGTGTTGGAGGGCTTTCGTTTCGACTTGGCTAATATCTTGATAAAGTGAGCCGCCTAACGCCACATTAACTAGTTGCATCCCACGGCAAATAGCAAAAATCGGTTTTCCAGCGTCTAATGCTGCTCGAACTAAGGCGATTTCATAGCTGTCCCGCGGTGGAAAATAAGCGCCGATTTCTTGGGACGGCTCTTCTAAATAAAATTGTGGCGTAATGTCTTGTCCACCGGTTAAAAGCAAACCATCTACGAGAGAAATTGCTTGAACGGCAACAGACGGGTCATCTATTGGCAAAGCGATAGGAAATCCGCCAACTTTTTGAATAGCATCTACATAGCGCTGTTGTGTATAAGTCACACGGTGTCCGTAAAAAACATCTACACCTTTTACTAATCTATTTCCGGTAATTCCAATAACTGGCTTCATCACAATTCCTCCATTT
The sequence above is drawn from the Listeria monocytogenes genome and encodes:
- the rimM gene encoding ribosome maturation factor RimM (Essential for efficient processing of 16S rRNA); the protein is MEKMYNVGKIVNTHGLIGEIRVIATTDFPEERFQVGNTVYLFEKNSKKPEKLIIRSHRKHKNFDLLMFEGFTGIHQVERMKEGVLKIKEAQLTDLEENEFYFHEIIGCTVVTTDGEELGEITEILTPGANDVWVVKGSDKKEKLIPYIADVVKEININDKKITIEVMEGLLD
- a CDS encoding YlqD family protein, which translates into the protein MEIIQKVVVKQILTEASKQELIEYYTEQKRQIEQECDQLHFEQKKMERKSKFQPERVADYFTHELDLRREKKKLIQFQMEQLEVLELGSEIREREMETIIDVQVGDKWDKSIFDKTIVVKDGIIVEIR
- a CDS encoding gamma-glutamyl-gamma-aminobutyrate hydrolase family protein — translated: MKPVIGITGNRLVKGVDVFYGHRVTYTQQRYVDAIQKVGGFPIALPIDDPSVAVQAISLVDGLLLTGGQDITPQFYLEEPSQEIGAYFPPRDSYEIALVRAALDAGKPIFAICRGMQLVNVALGGSLYQDISQVETKALQHLQRVDEQLGSHTIDIEPTSELAKHHPNKKLVNSLHHQFIKKLAPSFKVTARTADGMIEAVEGDNLPSWYLGVQWHPELMFQTDPESEQLFQALVDESKKTMVK